From Brassica oleracea var. oleracea cultivar TO1000 chromosome C3, BOL, whole genome shotgun sequence, a single genomic window includes:
- the LOC106330587 gene encoding probable LRR receptor-like serine/threonine-protein kinase At3g47570, which yields MEAEIPYSMSRLTRMKFLRIAANHFSGVFPHPICNLSSLLFLSIPDNNFFGKLRLDFDKVFPDIQVLFLNGNNFEGDIPSSLANISSLRKFDIADCHMTGSIPLGFGRLYNLKILGLVIISWEVTPPEIDFLSSLKNCTQLQFLGVRDNRLGGILPHSISNLSKQLTFVSLGKNHISGTLPLDIGTLECLVALKVEDNLFTGEIPASLGKLSRLENPHLESNMMSGDMPYSLGNLSMIAQLCLYRNSLKGSIPSSLRNCSYLLYLSLHFNMLSGSIPRELMEVRSLPTLDLAYNNLTGHFPSEVGKLVSLYGLDVSHSQLSGHVPPSLGSCLAMEYIDLNGNFFEGTIIDIRGLRSLQELDLSYNNLSGSIPEYLKRSIQDRKSNTNDVDDFAIAPHERVGYGELHKATCGFSLKNMIGSGNFGVVYKAVLGLENRVVSVKVLNLKIRGASKSFIAECEALKRARHRNLVKLITACSSIDYKGDEFRALVYEFLPNGSLDTWLHRERLEGISDTSRPLTLLESFNIAIDVASALEYLHVNCHNPIAHCDLKPSNVLLDDDLTAHVSDFGLARLLLKFNQEFSFNQLSSGGVRGTIGKKPTNELFGGNFTLHSYTKLALPERVLDIADKSILHSSLRVGFPIAECLMLVLELGLRCCEEFSTNRLSMSEAAKQLFTIRKRFFKARRAARG from the exons ATGGAAGCGGAGATCCCGTACAGTATGTCTAGACTGACACGTATGAAGTTTCTCCGAATAGCAGCAAACCACTTTTCTGGCGTCTTTCCGCATCCAATTTGCAACCTATCGTCCCTTCTATTTTTATCTATCCCTGACAACAATTTCTTTGGTAAACTCAGGCTTGATTTTGACAAGGTTTTTCCAGATATTCAAGTGTTATTCTTGAATGGAAACAATTTTGAAGGGGATATTCCATCTTCACTGGCCAATATATCATCTCTTAGGAAATTTGATATTGCAGACTGCCACATGACCGGAAGCATTCCTTTGGGTTTCGGAAGATTATATAATCTCAAAATACTTGGCTTAGTGATAATTTCTTGGGAAGTTACTCCACCAGAGATTGATTTTCTTAGCAGTTTGAAAAATTGCACTCAACTCCAGTTTCTTGGTGTTAGAGACAACAGACTTGGGGGCATCTTGCCTCATTCCATATCCAATCTCTCCAAGCAATTGACTTTTGTCTCCCTTGGAAAAAATCACATTTCTGGGACCCTTCCTCTTGACATTGGAACCCTTGAATGCCTCGTAGCATTAAAGGTCGAAGATAACCTCTTCACAGGTGAAATTCCCGCCTCCCTCGGGAAGCTTTCTAGATTAGAAAATCCCCACTTAGAGTCTAATATGATGTCAGGAGACATGCCATATTCCTTGGGAAACCTCAGTATGATAGCGCAACTCTGTTTATATCGAAACAGTCTCAAAGGAAGCATCCCTTCCAGTCTTAGAAACTGCAGTTACCTTCTTTACCTTTCACTTCATTTCAACATGCTGTCTGGCTCCATACCTCGAGAACTCATGGAAGTTCGGTCTCTTCCTACCTTGGATCTTGCATATAATAATCTGACTGGACATTTCCCAAGCGAGGTAGGAAAGTTGGTCAGTCTTTATGGGCTAGATGTTTCACACAGCCAATTATCTGGCCATGTACCACCATCCCTGGGGAGCTGTCTCGCCATGGAATATATAGATTTGAATGGAAACTTTTTTGAAGGAACCATCATAGATATCAGAGGGCTGCGAAGCCTCCAAGAGCTGGATCTGTCCTACAACAATCTTTCTGGCTCCATACCTGAATATTTG AAACGGAGCATACAAGACAGGAAAAGCAACACAAATGATGTGGATGATTTTGCTATTGCACCCCATGAAAGGGTAGGGTATGGTGAGCTTCATAAGGCAACTTGTGGGTTTTCTTTGAAAAACATGATTGGGTCCGGGAATTTTGGTGTTGTGTACAAAGCAGTTCTTGGTCTTGAGAACAGAGTTGTTTCCGTTAAAGTGTTAAATCTCAAGATACGTGGAGCTAGCAAGAGCTTTATCGCAGAATGTGAAGCCTTGAAAAGGGCAAGGCATCGCAACCTTGTGAAGCTCATAACAGCTTGCTCGAGCATCGATTACAAGGGTGATGAATTCAGAGCCTTGGTTTATGAGTTCTTGCCTAATGGAAGCTTGGATACGTGGCTGCACCGAGAAAGGCTAGAAGGGATCAGTGATACCTCAAGACCCTTGACCCTTCTTGAAAGTTTTAACATTGCGATAGACGTGGCTTCTGCTTTGGAGTATCTTCATGTTAATTGTCATAACCCTATTGCTCATTGTGATCTTAAGCCAAGCAATGTTCTTCTAGACGATGATCTAACAGCCCATGTTAGTGACTTTGGTCTAGCTCGACTGCTCTTAAAATTCAACCAAGAGTTCTCCTTTAATCAACTCAGCTCGGGGGGTGTCAGAGGAACCATCGG AAAGAAACCAACCAATGAGTTGTTTGGGGGAAACTTTACACTCCACAGCTATACCAAGTTGGCATTGCCGGAACGAGTTTTGGACATTGCAGACAAATCTATTCTTCACAGCAGTCTCAGAGTCGGCTTCCCTATTGCTGAGTGCTTGATGCTGGTTTTGGAGTTGGGACTTAGGTGCTGTGAAGAGTTTTCCACTAATCGGTTGTCAATGAGTGAAGCTGCAAAACAGCTATTCACGATTAGAAAGAGGTTCTTTAAGGCTAGAAGAGCAGCCAGAGGTTAA